A genomic window from Tenebrio molitor chromosome X, icTenMoli1.1, whole genome shotgun sequence includes:
- the cv-c gene encoding rho GTPase-activating protein 7 produces MSLCDPYQELELYLERAKNEITQVFENGVVESSSNSVEDDDCKNEKIDYELDPFLLQFNATIKSDLSELLSRYRQRQNGNGVSYAGVNNKVNNEDCFKWSIENLPLLTKENNFYNHDGCERKHFVCKDRLFGGASFESLLGSVAVADNNRINAATQTSPASSPTSTNLTWASECSSSPCLTCTSDSDLIDEDSTSASSSDGKGHPVSAWRKPHWQQMSIKSSSAPVLKKVPIKVSKQSRSQSDRHLAEIEAAEACKWLRATGFPQYAQMYEDLQFPIDVSTVAQDHPLLEPDVLHSLFRRLEILNSCVHIHQQRIAHANTDESEDECCALSDNWTYQTDIRRWSRACKNPPEPEKNAQERDDVFEQHTESPKEKLRRAGSTKFRRRRRDGVIISEGGSPLLDSLTHQLADLKTCELNHISDSECTPKRTQRSSRTKSFDNTDSWLNSQISADDRVLWQALPQDEELSPQKTVNLENGGPSIFSLSCTQLQVLRKLALLKLTAHMEKYCPSHRTGWNWDLPKFIRKIKTPAYKDKTVFGVPLTIMLQRTGQSIPRNIEEALQWLQQNASDHVGLFRKSGVKSRIQLLRSMVDTTSEILNYNDQQSYDVADMIKQYFRELPETLLTNKLSETFILIFQYVPPFLRRESVLCAVLLMPDEHVEVFQFLLHFLLQIAEHSASNQMNESNLALCFAPSLFHYSQSSFKQNLGAPHPKELAETRAGHDCLLYFLKNNDTLFKVPKEFVNQCKTSEFRESRAVKLCELGKSMGGWKEYLHECQMALLKEVKERGRGWIAVSGHNPKVEVSYKKVADGHPLRLWKVAAEVEAPPVDVLHRIIRERHIWDPELHSAKIVSQIEKNCEIFQFVRRKIVPLPNEEYCVLRTWRTDLPKDSCLIIETSVEHQDAVAIPNTARGNVLASRYLIEPCGSGRSKLLHLSRVDSMGKTPEWYQKNYGHICALFVANIVNSFYHVATGPESKV; encoded by the exons ATGAGCCTGTGTGATCCGTACCAAGAGCTGGAGCTCTATCTGGAACGGGCCAAA aatGAGATAACTCAAGTATTTGAAAATGGCGTTGTTGAATCCAGTTCAAATTCGGTTGAGGACGACGACtgcaaaaatgaaaagatCGACTACGAACTGGACCCCTTCCTTCTCCAATTTAACGCCACAATAAAGTCAGACTTGTCGGAACTGCTGTCGAGGTACAGACAAAGACAAAATGGAAACGGTGTTAGTTACGCCGGTGTCAACAACAAAGTCAATAACGAGGATTGTTTTAAATGGAGCATCGAGAATCTTCCTCTGCTGACCAAGGAGAACAACTTCTACAACCACGATGGTTGCGAGAGGAAGCATTTCGTGTGCAAGGACCGACTGTTTGGTGGTGCAAGTTTCGAGTCGTTACTGGGTTCC GTTGCAGTGGCCGATAACAACAGGATAAACGCTGCGACTCAGACTTCGCCCGCTTCGTCCCCGACCTCGACGAATTTGACTTGGGCGTCGGAGTGCTCGTCGTCGCCGTGTTTGACCTGCACGTCCGACAGCGACTTGATCGATGAGGACTCGACGTCGGCCTCGTCTTCCGACGGAAAAGGGCATCCGGTGTCAGCTTggaggaaaccgcattggcaACAAATGAGCATCAAATCCTCCTCGGCACCTGTTTTGAAGAAGGTGCCCATCAAG GTGAGCAAACAATCCCGATCACAGTCGGATCGGCACCTGGCTG AAATTGAAGCCGCGGAAGCATGCAAATGGCTGAGAGCTACCGGCTTTCCCCAATATGCCCAGATGTACGAAG ATCTCCAGTTCCCGATCGACGTTTCAACCGTTGCGCAAGACCACCCCCTGTTGGAACCCGACGTGCTCCACTCTCTCTTTCGTCGGTTGGAAATCCTGAATAGTTGCGTCCACATACACCAGCAGAGGATCGCCCACGCCAACACAGACGAGTCCGAAGACGAGTGCTGTGCCCTCAGCGACAACTGGACCTACCAGACCGATATCAGGAGGTGGTCGCGCGCCTGCAAGAATCCACCGGAACCCGAGAAGAACGCCCAAGAGAGGGACGACGTCTTCGAGCAGCACACGGAAAGCCCCAAAGAGAAGCTTCGCAGGGCCGGCTCCACCAAGTTCAGGCGGCGACGCAGAGATGGCGTGATCATCAGCGAAGGCGGGTCACCTCTACTAGACTCTCTCACCCACCAATTAGCTGACCTAAAGACATGCGAACTGAATCACATCTCAGATTCGGAGTGCACTCCCAAGCGCACCCAGAGGTCCAGCAGGACCAAGTCTTTCGACAACACAGACTCCTGGCTAAATTCGCAAATTTCAGCAGATGATAG AGTTTTGTGGCAAGCGTTGCCCCAAGATGAAGAACTGTCGCCGCAAAAGACCGTCAACTTGGAGAACGGTGGCCCTTCAATTTTTAGCTTGTCCTGTACGCAGTTGCAAGTCTTGAGGAAGCTAGCCCTTTTAAAACTTACTGCTCACATGGAAAAGTATTGTCCGTCGCACAGGACCGGATGGAACTGGGATTTGCCGAAATTTATCCGGAAAATTAAAACTCCCGCTTACAAAG ATAAAACAGTGTTTGGGGTTCCTCTTACTATAATGCTTCAAAGAACGGGCCAGTCGATTCCTAGAAATATCGAGGAGGCTTTGCAGTGGTTGCAGCAAAACGCGTCTGACCACGTCGGACTTTTCCGCAAATCTGGAGTCAAATCCCGGATCCAACTCCTGCGAAGCATGGTCGACACAACTTCAGAAATACTAAATTACAATGACCAACAGTCGTACGACGTGGCCGACATGATCAAGCAATATTTCCGAGAACTGCCTGAAACCCTCCTGACCAACAAACTGTCAGAAACTTTCATCTTGATCTTTCAAT ATGTCCCACCGTTCTTGCGCCGCGAGTCTGTACTGTGCGCAGTGTTGTTGATGCCAGACGAACACGTCGAGGTCTTCCAGTTTTTGTTACATTTCCTCCTCCAAATCGCCGAGCATTCTGCTTCTAATCAAATGAACGAAAGCAATCTGGCGCTGTGTTTCGCCCCGTCCCTCTTCCACTACTCCCAGAGTTCCTTCAAGCAAAACTTGGGGGCGCCTCATCCGAAAGAACTCGCCGAAACGAGAGCCGGACACGATTGCTTGTTgtactttttgaaaaataacgaCACTTTGTTTAAG GTACCAAAGGAGTTCGTGAATCAATGCAAAACCAGCGAATTCAGGGAAAGTCGAGCTGTGAAGTTGTGCGAATTGGGTAAAAGCATGGGTGGGTGGAAGGAGTATTTGCACGAGTGCCAGATGGCGCTGCTGAAGGAGGTGAAAGAGCGCGGCCGAGGTTGGATCGCCGTTTCTGGTCACAATCCCAAAGTGGAAGTCTCGTATAAGAAGGTCGCCGACGGTCATCCGCTGCGGCTGTGGAAGGTGGCAGCGGAGGTCGAGGCCCCTCCGGTCGACGTTCTCCATAGGATCATCCGAGAGCGCCACATTTGGGATCCCGAGCTGCACTCGGCCAAGATAGTCTCGCAGATCGAGAAGAACTGCGAGATCTTTCAGTTTGTCAGGCGCAAGATCGTGCCGCTGCCGAATGAAGAGTATTGCGTCCTTCGCACCTGGAGGACAGATTTGCCGAAAGATAGTTGTTTGATTATCGAAACTTCTGTCGAACATCAGGACGCGGTTGCCATTCCGAATACGGCGAGGGGGAACGTTTTGGCGTCCAGATATCTGATAGAACCTTGCGGCTCCGGACGATCAAAGTTGCTACACCTTTCTCGAGTCGACTCGAT GGGGAAAACGCCGGAATggtaccaaaaaaattacgGACATATATGTGCCCTCTTTGTTGCTAATATTGTAAACTCGTTTTACCATGTCGCTACAGGACCAGAGAGTAAGGTATAG
- the LOC138139827 gene encoding uncharacterized protein, giving the protein MLVSLKWLLLLSLTGVHAQEPRKRNSNGRFSFEEPILLEQNDDDVSCSIGSCVKRSGQDEFGPFWANRGKKDPTYTRNKLFAEEPHWILVSREDQNQNEPFYVARGKKNKNNPFSRVNPFWKTLFDENWSKRQNVLQNLADLPIFIEQDRKGRGKNAKNTDPQ; this is encoded by the exons ATGCTCGTTTCGTTAAAATGGTTGCTCCTTCTAAGTCTGACTGGCGTACAC GCGCAAGAACCAAGAAAAAGAAACTCAAACGGTCGATTTTCGTTTGAAGAACCCATCCTGCTAGAACAAAACGACGACGACGTGTCGTGTTCGATAGGGAGTTGCGTCAAGAGATCCGGACAAGACGAATTCGGACCGTTTTGGGCCAATCGCGGAAAGAAGGATCCCACTTACACCAGGAACAAACTGTTCGCCGAAGAGCCACATTGGATCCTGGTTTCGCGTGAAGACCAAAACCAGAACGAACCGTTTTACGTCGCGAGagggaagaaaaataaaaacaacccGTTCAGTCGCGTTAAtccattttggaaaacttTGTTCGACGAGAACTGGTCGAAGAGGCAAAATGTCCTGCAGAATCTCGCCGACCTACCGATTTTTATCGAACAAGACAGAAAAGGCCGCGGTAAAAATGCCAAAAATACAGATCCTCAATAA
- the pasi1 gene encoding uncharacterized protein pasi1: MAILNSCWSPCIWTNDLKTSCKVIAFYTVAMSIVLMTFIIFDMSGGDSTQLYNPLFEADVRYSMQVVGGFLLLYFILLIVTAILLVVGLSKMNRGMMLPWLIGFGIVVLFQLVFGLWLLGGYYIYLETVLHTFVIWSWMTYNGYCWLVVYSQYQVFEEMQSPNIELLWP; the protein is encoded by the exons ATGGCAATACTCAATTCTTGTTGGTCCCCATGCATTTGGACCAATGACCTGAAGACAAGCTGCAAAGTGATTGCATTCTACACAGTAGCGATGAGCATAGTTTTAATGACATTCATTATATTTGACATGAGTGGTGGAGACTCCACTCAACTCTACAACCCCCTGTTTGAAGCAGATGTGCGTTATT CAATGCAAGTTGTTGGAGGATTCCTGTTACTCTATTTCATTTTACTCATTGTGACAGCTATTTTGTTGGTTGTTGGTTTATCCAAAATGAACCGTGGTATGATGCTACCATGGCTGATAGGATTTGGCATTGTTGTCTTATTTCAGCTAGTATTTGGTCTGTGGCTGCTTGGAGGTTATTATATTTAT TTGGAAACTGTTTTACACACATTTGTTATTTGGTCATGGATGACCTACAAT gGTTACTGTTGGTTAGTGGTTTACTCACAATATCAAGTTTTTGAAGAGATGCAATCTCCAAATATCGAATTATTGTGGCCTTAA
- the LOC138139825 gene encoding IDLSRF-like peptide — translation MVRVAFSPHPLLLVTIVMAVCATIPHAVMAIDLSRLYGHVNSKRNGDACHPYEPFKCPGDGNCISIQYLCDGAPDCPDGYDEDSRLCTAAKRPPVEETGSFLKSLLASHGPNYLEKLFGNKARDALKPLGGVDKVAIALSESQTIEDFGAALHLMRSDLEHLRSVFMAVENGDLGMLKSLGIKDSELGDVKFFLEKLVNTGFLD, via the exons ATGGTCAGGGTGGCGTTTTCGCCGCACCCGCTCCTGCTGGTCACGATAGTGATGGCCGTATGTGCGACGATTCCTCACGCCGTCATGGCGATAGACCTTAGTAGACTTTACGGACACGTTAATTCGAAGCGCAACG GAGACGCTTGCCACCCGTACGAGCCTTTCAAATGCCCCGGGGACGGCAACTGCATATCAATCCAGTACCTGTGCGACGGGGCTCCGGATTGTCCGGACGGCTACGACGAGGACTCGCGCCTCTGCACGGCGGCGAAGCGGCCTCCGGTCGAGGAGACCGGAAGCTTTTTGAAATCTCTCCTGGCCAGCCACGGACCGAACTACTTGGAGAAGCTGTTCGGGAACAAGGCGCGAGACGCTCTCAAACCTCTGGGAGGAGTCGACAAAGTCGCCATCGCGCTCTCAG AATCGCAGACGATTGAAGATTTTGGTGCCGCCCTCCATTTGATGCGCTCCGATCTGGAGCACTTGCGCTCGGTGTTCATGGCCGTCGAGAACGGAGACCTGGGGATGTTGAAGTCGCTCGGGATCAAAGATTCCGAACTGGGCGACGTGAAGTTCTTCTTGGAGAAACTGGTCAACACTGGGTTTTTAGACTGA